A segment of the Flavobacterium azooxidireducens genome:
ATACATCGCTAATAATTCCGGATCAACATCGTCTAGTGTTTTATTTGGATCTGCTTTTTTTGGAGCGGAATAATACGAAATTGCTTGAAAATCGGGTTTTTCATAATGTACATTTGCCCAATCCGGTTCGATCATTTCTTGCCAAGCACGAAAAGCTTCCAAACGCCAATCGGTCATCCATTGTGGCTCTTCTTTTTTCATAGAAATCGCACGGACAATGTCTTCATTTAGCCCAATAGGAAACGTTTCCGAGTCTAATTCGGTGTAAAATCCGTATTCGTATTCTTTGCTTTCGAGTTCAACTTTTAAATCGTCCTCTGTATATTTTGCCATTTTTTTAATTTTTTTTAAACCATTAAGAGATTAAGAAACATTAAGTTTTCTATCTTAATAGTTTAGTTTTTAAAGCGAAAAACTTTCTCCGCAACCACACGTTCTGTTCGCATTTGGATTATTAAATACAAATCCTTTTCCATTTAAACCACCGGAAAATTCTAATATGGTTCCGGCTAAATAAAGGAAACTTTTCTTTTCAACTGCTACTCGTATATTGTTGTCTTCGAATACTTTATCGTTTTCTCCAATTTCTTTGTCAAATTTTAAATCATAAGACAAACCGGAACAACCACCACTTTTTACGCCAACTCGAACGTAATCTCGGGCAGCATCAAAACCATCATCTTCCATCAAATTGATGATTTTCTTTTTGGCTGTATCTGAAACTTTAATCATTTGCTATTTTGATTTTGTCTAAATTAACTGCAAAGATACATCAAAATAGGAATTTTAAAAGGATTCCTAACATTTTTATAACGAATGGATAGATAGAAAAAATTGATTTTGACTCGGAAATACACTGTTTTTTTATTAATTTTGTAGTATGCAAAAAAATGATAAACCAAACATTCCAGCGTTCCTTCTTTGGGAATATGATCTAAAAACATTTAACTACGACAAATCGTATAAAATTGTTATTGAACGTGTTTTACAATTGGGTACTATCAATGATTGGAAAGAGATGATACGGTTTTATCCTAAAGAAAAAATTTTGGAAACCATTGAATGGTCTGCTCAGCTTGATAAAAGAGATAAGGATTTTAGTCTTTTTTTCTTAAAATCTGATATGCTTTATGCTGTGTAAGGATCCTTTTATCATTCATCCTGAAACTTTCAATTTGATTCAGGAACTTCAATCGCTTGATTATCTCAAAGATTTTTATTTAGTTGGCGGAACGGCATTAGCATTAAAACTTGGCCATCGAAATTCAATTGACATTGATTTATTCACTCAAGACGAATTTAATGACAATGAACTTTTAGAAAATCTTCTACATTTATTTGATTTAAAATTAGTTTATAATCGTAAAAACACTATTGTCTGCTCAATAAATGAAATAAAAACTGATTTTATTCGGCACAATTATCCACTAATTAATGAGCCTATTTCTGAAGAGGGAATTACATATCTTTCCTTGGAAGATATTTGTGCTATGAAACTACACGCGATACAAAATTCAGGGAAACGTCTTAAAGATTTTATAGATATTTATTTTTTACTTGAGCATTTTTCATTGAATCAAATGTTGGGATTTTATGAAATAAAATACAAACATTCTAATAAATTAATTGCCTTAAGAGCTATTAATTATTTTGAAGATATTGACCCTAGTATAGACCCTCCTGTTCTTAAAAAACCGATTTCAATAGTAAAAATTCAAAAAAGAATACAGCAAGCAACATTACACGGAAACAAAAAATTTTAAAAAATGAAACTATACCCCATTGAAGCCGGAAACTTTAAACTCGACGGCGGAGCTATGTTTGGCGTTGTCCCGAAAACCATTTGGAACCGAACAAATCCGGCAGACGAGAACAACCTCATCGACATTGCTGCACGCTGTTTGTTGATTGAAAATGGAAATCGATTGACGTTGATTGACACCGGAATGGGCAATAAACAATCAGATAAATTTTTTGGTTATTATTCGCTTTGGGGCGAACATTCATTAGATAAATCGTTGGCAAAATATGGTTTTCATCGGGATGATGTAACCGATGTTTTTATGACGCAC
Coding sequences within it:
- a CDS encoding HesB/IscA family protein, which codes for MIKVSDTAKKKIINLMEDDGFDAARDYVRVGVKSGGCSGLSYDLKFDKEIGENDKVFEDNNIRVAVEKKSFLYLAGTILEFSGGLNGKGFVFNNPNANRTCGCGESFSL
- a CDS encoding DUF6922 domain-containing protein, whose product is MQKNDKPNIPAFLLWEYDLKTFNYDKSYKIVIERVLQLGTINDWKEMIRFYPKEKILETIEWSAQLDKRDKDFSLFFLKSDMLYAV
- a CDS encoding nucleotidyl transferase AbiEii/AbiGii toxin family protein, which gives rise to MLCKDPFIIHPETFNLIQELQSLDYLKDFYLVGGTALALKLGHRNSIDIDLFTQDEFNDNELLENLLHLFDLKLVYNRKNTIVCSINEIKTDFIRHNYPLINEPISEEGITYLSLEDICAMKLHAIQNSGKRLKDFIDIYFLLEHFSLNQMLGFYEIKYKHSNKLIALRAINYFEDIDPSIDPPVLKKPISIVKIQKRIQQATLHGNKKF